The Capsicum annuum cultivar UCD-10X-F1 chromosome 3, UCD10Xv1.1, whole genome shotgun sequence genomic sequence AAGTTTCAAACTTGTATTATACAATTTGACATTTTTGTTTCCTTCTTATTATCCCTTGTTTAAGCCGAtcaccaaataaaataattctgtATTTTATTCGTATAATTTACCAGCCATGTTTTGGAGAGGTTTGTTGGAGTCCGTTTTAAATATCGTACAATTTCCCCTACCAGCCAAACAGCCCCTAAGCGACCAACCTCCTTTTTCCCCATTGAAAAACCCTAATAACGCTAATCAAACAGAAGGAAAGAAAACTAATCGTTCTTTCCCGGCGGCAATGGCGGCTGAGGCGGCGGAGAAACGATGCTTATATGAGATCCTCGGCGTTAACCGCGACTGTACCGCCGACGAAATCCGGTCCGCCTACCGGAAGCTCGCCCTGCAACGCCACCCTGACAAGCTGGTCCGATCAGGCGTACCGGAATCCGAAGCTACAGCTGCATTCCAGGAGCTTGTGAACGCATACGAGGTTCTCTCCGACGCGCGTGAGCGCGCGTGGTACGATTCGCATCGATCTCAGATACTCTTCTCCAATTCCGGTCCGTCGAGTTCGGGAAATTCCGGTTCTGTTCCTAACCTGTTCTCGTTCTTTTCGAATTCGGTGTATTCTGGATATTCCGATAAAGGGAAAGGATTCTACAAGGTTTATGGTGATTTATTCGAGAAAATATATCAAAACGAATTGAATTTCGCGCGGAAATTAGGTACGGAGTTTCCGAAGGAAGCTCCTTTAATGGGGAATTTGGAGAGTCCGTACGCTCAGGTGACGGCATTTTACAGCTATTGGTTTGGTTTCGTTACAGTGATGGATTTTTGTTGGGTTGATCAGTATGATGTTATGGCGGGACCGAATAGGAAGTCGAGGAGAGTGATGGAGGATGAGAATAAGAAGCTGAGGAAGAAGGCGCGGAGGGAGTATAATGAGACGGTTAGAGGATTGGCGGAGTTTGTGAAGAAGAGAGATAAGAGAGTGATTGATATGCAGATGAAGAGGAATGAGGAAATGGAGAAGAAAAAGGAGGAGGAACGGAAGAGAAAGAAGGAGCTCGAGAGAGAGAAGGCTGAGAGAGCGAAGAAGTATGTAGAGCCAGAGTGGTCGAAAGCTGAGGAGTTAGAAGATGATGGAATTGAGGAGGAATCGGATGAGGACGAGAAGAAGAAGGTTGATGGGAAGGAATTGTACTGTGTGGTGTGTTCGAAGAAGTTCAAGAGCGAGAAGCAGTGGAAAAATCACGAGCAGTCTAAGAAGCATAAGGAAAAGGTGGCAGCTTTGAGAGAAGCTTTTGATGACGAAGATGATGAGTATGCTGAGTTGGCTGAGTTGGTGGAGGATGGGGCAAGTGAGGATATAGATGATGGGGTGGATGAGTTAGCGGAGCGTTTAGAAAGTAGTACACTAATTCAAGAAGATGAGCGTGAGGATGATGAGGTT encodes the following:
- the LOC107862322 gene encoding DNAJ protein JJJ1 homolog, with the protein product MFWRGLLESVLNIVQFPLPAKQPLSDQPPFSPLKNPNNANQTEGKKTNRSFPAAMAAEAAEKRCLYEILGVNRDCTADEIRSAYRKLALQRHPDKLVRSGVPESEATAAFQELVNAYEVLSDARERAWYDSHRSQILFSNSGPSSSGNSGSVPNLFSFFSNSVYSGYSDKGKGFYKVYGDLFEKIYQNELNFARKLGTEFPKEAPLMGNLESPYAQVTAFYSYWFGFVTVMDFCWVDQYDVMAGPNRKSRRVMEDENKKLRKKARREYNETVRGLAEFVKKRDKRVIDMQMKRNEEMEKKKEEERKRKKELEREKAERAKKYVEPEWSKAEELEDDGIEEESDEDEKKKVDGKELYCVVCSKKFKSEKQWKNHEQSKKHKEKVAALREAFDDEDDEYAELAELVEDGASEDIDDGVDELAERLESSTLIQEDEREDDEVQSSEEDETTNYQSGSNLKRAVDELGLDDDDEASVLEAMISGRKSRKNAGSGGSRQTPTKNVQGESGNDEMDFMEYNNLRSTRRNKGGRKQRNRRPQEEEEEAGGGGNSEQVQLDTEVDDNAYNDSSACQGLSSQTSAERANDHEGDDVSGDGEKVTSKGTEKKTTVKKDKVNKSKDTTKGRKQKAKSKSCSNSCDTCGEEFDSRNQLHKHLGSTGHAKLKSR